The Mastacembelus armatus chromosome 14, fMasArm1.2, whole genome shotgun sequence genomic interval agtgaagggaagagaggagtatcgggagggcccaataaatttttgacagtggagaagagggaacgcgtggagccagaggcggatacaataagcgaggcatagaagtcagattttgtttgagtaatggtttgcttgtacttcagtatgtggtttaggtataagtccttgtgggtggatgaaccggtttttttgaagagacgttcaaggcgacgggcttgggttttgaggaggcggagttcgggtgtgtaccatggagcagagtgcgtaaaggatacagatctagttttgagtggggcgaaggtgttgagtagatttcgtagctcacagttgaaattggataacatgttggagaatGCCTATTTTCAAGCATAAGTCCTCTtatgttctgactaaaaagacCACAATTCTGCAcaactttaatcaaagtacaAGGGCACAACCGTTTGCAGTTAGTGCCACTCCTCAACTTCTCACTAACCATGTGCTTATGTGGGGCTAGTGGCGCAATGGATAACGCGTCTGACTATGGATCAGAAGATTCTAGGTTCGACTCCTGGCTAGCTCGACGCAAGCTTTATATCTCCCTGCTCGCGTCTCACTTCCGTTACTGCACCAGTGTGAACTCTTTAGGAAAGCGCATTTGCAGCCAGAGCAATTCTAACGATAAGAAAATGGCCTGCCACAATGTGCTACAAAGCGTCAGAACCCTTTCTTTACAGTCAGCCACAACTGTACTgaattttgtttaactttaatcGAGACTTGTTGCTCATCCtgatttgaaagtcaaaaaGTTTTACTAGAGGGCATTCGCAACAGCGCTAGATGAATTGCGCTGCCACCTCTCGACTTCTCACATAATGTAGGGAACGGGAAAAATTGTATATCTATTCGGAGAGGACAACATGCAATCGTTTGCCAGCAATAACCACAGGGCCGTGATCGTATAGTGGTTAGTACTCTGCGTTGTGGTCGCAGCAACCCCGGTTCGAATCCGGGTCACGGCATCCGgcgtgggtgtttttttttctcttttgtggaaCCTTTGTCTCAAAATAGTCCAGCtcctatttcattttacaaaggttTAAGCTCAGTGGATAATGCCTATTTTCAAGCATAAGTCCTCTtatgttctgactaaaaagacCACAATTCTGCAcaactttaatcaaagtacaAGGGCACAACCGTTTGCAGTTAGTGCCACTCCTCAACTTCTCACTAAGGATGTGCTGATGTAGGGCTAGTGGCGCAATGGATAACGCGTCTGACTACGGATCAGAAGATTCTAGGTTCGACTCCTGGCTAGCTCGACGCAAGCTTTATATCTCCCTGCTCGCGTCTCACTTCCGTTACTGTACCAGTGTGAACTCTTTAGGAAAGCGCATTTGCAGCCAGAGCAATTCTAACGATAAGAAAATGGCCTGCCACAATGTGCTACAAAGCGTCAGAACCCTTTCTTTACAGTCAGCCACAACTGTACTgaattttgtttaactttaatcGAGACTTGTTGCTCATCCtgatttgaaagtcaaaaaGTTTTACTAGAGGGCATTCGCAACAGCGCTAGATGAATTGCGCTGCCACCTCTCGACTTCTCACATAATGTAGGGAATGGGAAAAATTGTATATCTATTCGGAGAGGACAACATGCAATCGTTTGCCAGCAATAACCACAGGGCCGTGATCGTATAGTGGTTAGTACTCTGCGTTGTGGTCGCAGCAACCCCGGTTCGAATCCGGGTCACGGCATCCGgcgtgggtgtttttttttttcttttgtggaaCCTTTGTCTCAAAATAGTCCAGCtcctatttcattttacaaaggttTAAGCTCAGTGGATAATGCCTATTTTCAAGCATAAGTCCTCTtatgttctgactaaaaagacCACAATTCTGCAcaactttaatcaaagtacaAGGGCACAACCGTTTGCAGTTAGTGCCACTCCTCAACTTCTCACTAACGATGTGCTGATGTAGGGCTAGTGGCGCAATGGATAACGCGTCTGACTACGGACTCCTGGCTAGCTCGACGCAAGCTTTATATCTCCCTGCTCGCGTCTCACTTCCGTTACTGCACTAGTGTGAACTCTTTAGGAAAGCGCATTTGCAGCCAGAGCAATTCTAACGATAAGAAAATGGCCTGCCACAATGTGCTACAAAGCGTCAGAACCCTTTCTTTACAGTCAGCCACAACTGTACTgaattttgtttaactttaatcGAGACTTGTTGCTCATCCtgatttgaaagtcaaaaaGTTTTACTAGAGGGCATTCGCAACAGCGCTAGATGAATTGCGCTGCCACCTCTCGACTTCTCACATAATGTAGGGAATGGGAAAAATTGTATATCTATTCGGAGAGGACAACATGCAATCGTTTGCCAGCAATAACCCCAGGGCCGTGATCGTATAGTGGTTAGTACTCTGCGTTGTGGTCGCAGTAACCCCGGTTCGAATCCGGGTCACGGCATCCGgcgtgggtgtttttttttctcttttgtggaaCCTTTGTCTCAAAATAGTCCAGCtcctatttcattttacaaaggttTAAGCTCAGTGGATAACGCCTATTTTCAAGCATAAGTCCTCTtatgttctgactaaaaagacCACAATTCTGCAcaactttaatcaaagtacaAGGGCACAACCGTTTGCAGTTAGTGCCACTCCTCAACTTCTCACTAACCATGTGCTTATGTGGGGCTAGTGGCGCAATGGATAACGCGTCTGACTACGGATCAGAAGATTCTAGGTTCGACTCCTGGCTAGCTCGATGCAAGCTTTATATCTCCCTGCTCGCGTCTCACTTCCGTTACTGCACCAGTGTGAACTCTTTAGGAAAGCGCATTTGCAGCCATAGCAATTCTAACGATAAGAAAATGGCCTGCCACAATGTGCTACAAAGCGTCAGAACCCTTTCTTTACAGTCAGCCACAACTGTACTgaattttgtttaactttaatcGAGACTTGTTGCTCATCCtgatttgaaagtcaaaaaGTTTTACTAGAGGGCATTCGCAACAGCGCTAGATGAATTGCGCTGCCACCTCTCGACTTCTCACATAATGTAGGGAATGGGAAAAATTGTATATCTATTCGGAGAGGACAACATGCAATCGTTTGCCAGCAATAACCACAGGGCCATGATCGTATAGTGGTTAGTACTCTGCGTTGTGGTCGCAGCAACCCCGGTTCAAATCCGGGTCATGACATTAGAGGGGTGTATCAAGAAATTCAGTGAAGACAGAGTAATAATTTACTTTAGATAAGCAAGATTTGTTCTTCAAAAGGGAATCTGTATCTATGTGAAATTCTGTTTTcttgcaaaaataaacaacaaaaaattgtataaaaatgatttaatataCAAAATTAATAGAGCTAAAAATatatcatttctgttttctaaaatcTTTGCAGATAAGGAGCAAGAAAACTagatgtctgtttgtgtgtctgtacctGTAGCATTGCAATGCTGTCATCAGTCCTGCCTCTCTGTGCTTTCAATTGTGCACTTTCGATCATCAAAGCAGCTCGAGTATGAGAGTCTCCCCATAGGACACATTCATCAAGACCTTGCTTTAATACCTTAGCTGCTTCCTCATTAATATTCTTACCTTAAAAAGACACcccaaatacatttaaacatacacatacacacatgcatgttcaattacaaaaaatgaaagGGAGAGACAACACATAACTCTACCTGGGAAAAGAGCAGCAGTGCCATGGACCTGTGCAGTTAGGCTGCGGACTAAAGCCAGGCGACAACGCAGCCACTGAGAAACTCCAATTCTTTCACTAGCTTCAAGTGCTAAAGGAAAGTCTATGTGCAAGTTTGACAATCTGCAATCTTTAGTATCCTGTGGAAAGTGACATAACACATACATCCACGAACACCACATACAGTCAATCATCACTTCACTGCCTAGGTTCACgtagttatttttatatttaaatttttaaaaaatcagcaTTGTTACATTTCAGCTGCTAACATACTCATAAGAACAGCTTTTATATTGGCGGTTCTGTTGGTTGTAATATTGTGATGTCTACAACACACCATAAAAAtaagtattttatatactttagttttgtttaaaaatctACTTATTTGATCAGAACTACTTTATGTAAACATGCTACCTCTTTACTTCCAGCTGCATTATGTGGGAGCTCAGATGCAGGATTCTGAGAGCTAGATATGGATCGTCCAGTGATTACAGGAGAAGTCTGCAGCAGCACCAATGACGAAACTGCCATCTCAGCACTGAAATGGTTGTTAAAATCTTTAGACTAGTCACCACATGTAAACATAAGCATGAAATCATACACATGCAGTGTACAAGCATAAGGGCGTCATACCTAAGTGCAGCTTGTCCCTGCTGTAGGAACAGATTGGCCTTTAGAAGGTTGGACTCTATGGTCAGCTCCAGGTTCTCCAGCTCACTACAGCACTGTGATGTGAGCTGCTGCGAAATGGAGTGCAACATGGTGGACGTTGCTTCTAACAGAAGGAACTAtaacagagaaaatgacagatttGGGTAAgttaactggaaaaaaaaacgtTCCATATTTACTGTAATGTGACATGATTAAAAAGtatgaatattttaattaagAATTTACAAAATGTGGCAAACCCCCAAATTAAACATTAACTCAATGTAATAAGAAGTCTTGCCTTAACACTTTCTGGAGTGAGCTTCTCATTCACAGTGCAAAGATCCAGCAGTTTTGGCTCTTCTTTATTTAGGCAGTAGCCCTCACTGTCCTGTCTGTCTTGCTCCTGATGTTCTGAGTTCACTGAACAACTTGTTTTGCTGGCACAAGCTACTGTTTCAAAAGAGTCTGAATGACATTCCTGCTTTATGcataagaaaaatgtttaagcCACAGGGACTGTGAGTATAAAATCAAACTAGTTCAATTTACAATGAATGTGAATGACTCAGTAAACAAATACGGCAAAGCAGTTTAGTTATTGCTATAATTAGTTTACAGGCTGGTGCGTATTCAAATGGTTTCCCTTGATGCAGAGCTCCTGGTTACAGACCTGGCACAGGAGGCCCATGTACAGTGTTACTGAGCGCCAGGACTAGCTGAACACGGGCCAGGTAGAATCTGAGGCACAATGTGGAGCCATACAACACGCGCACCTCTGGCATAATGTCACAATTCACAAGTTCGTCCAAAGCCTaaccacacacatcacacagtacataaaaaaatcaatttagtAAGCTTGTACAGTgagcacattttttttataaaaatatgtatttgatGACTTGTCcgcagcacaaacagcagcacagacactaaaaaagacattttttgtaCTTCTAGAAGAGTGGGTAAGCATTTGGCTAATTTTAAGGGTGTTAGGTAGGCTAGTGGAGGTGAGATGAGCTGATTCTgttaaaagcagagaaaattaCTTCTGTACTATACAAACtagcaatatgttttttttaagattatGTAATAATTGATTTACATCTTCAATTTTACAGATTTATTGTTGAAGTActtaattaacattaatatcGATAAATGACAGAATAATACTGGAAAAATGGCTCGAGATCTTCTTTAGAAATATAAAGAAAGTACCTCTGCGTTGTCCAGGAGAGACCTGTTGCTGTAGAATTTCTTCACAGGCTGCACAATAAGCACAATATTTAATGTACACAGAATATGGTACATAAACAACCCATGTGttcaaatattttcatgaaAGATTTTGATTTACAATATTGCAAATGTAAAGTCAAAATTGTAACAGAGATTAGAGAGTATATCCACAAGGGTGAGCTGCAACAGTTTTAGCATAAGCAGTGGACAGAAGTgccaaaaaaacagagagaagataATTATGTGTGCATTCTTACATGGAGATTGTCTTTGGCTATGTAATGTCCATAAGGTAAAAGGATCCCTATTCCTTGTATCAGCTGAATTACCTCCTTTACAGCTTCAGTGAACAGACACAGTTCAGTAAGGGCACGTATCTGCAGAAAACACCAGCCCAGTGTAAAAACGCCATCAAAacagtgagaggaaaaacacaagtaTGCAtatgagaaaacacaaatcctGACCTTAAGTATTTTTCCTTCAACTGTGCGTTGCAAATCTCTGCACACATTCCCCACAATATGTTGGTAAAAGGCTAATATGGGTAgtagctgaaaaaacaaacataatttaaCAATAAGTGAGTTTATGTGTTAATCCTTGggcttcaaaatgaaaaaagacagtgtttgtgtgtaccttAATGTAGTAGCCAGTGGTAAAGAGCCAGTGGCAAATGAAGTTAAGGCTGGCTACTGTGGTGCCGAGGTGAACCCTGTGGGGTTCAGAGAAAAGACTGACTCCAGGGATCAATTCATCTCCAATGATGTGGGAGGTATACTGGAGGTCATCCTGAGGCTGAGCCAGAGAACAGCACAGTACACACTAAAAGTAGGTCACAAATACACAAGCATGTCAGAAggcatgcatgcaaacacacatacacacaaaaaacatacagagcAAACACATCCCCTGCAATCATTCCCCAAATTGTATATTCAAGAACAAAGGTAAAAGACATGTTTGTGTGGAGAGAGTTTAACATCACTTGGAAGTATTACCTTAAAGAGGTGAGCAGACAGGAGACAGCACTTTGTCCGCTGGCCTATATGAGAAGTTAAGATGTACCTGTAgattaaaaacatgtcattcaGATGCAGTTAGCTTTAAAGGTGTATGcttgtgacagaaaaaaagcacaacagcaCTATAAATCATTTCCAGCTGGTACCACCAGGAAACTAAGTTCCTCTGCTGCCTTGGAAATAGTTAGCTCATGAGCTTTGAATATGTAAAACTACCTCAGTTAACTAAACAGTAAACTACAGATAACTACAGAAGCTTTGTTGAGTCCTTCAAACAAACCTACTGTGCTATCTTAGCAGTGAGCCCAGCAGCCTGTAGACATCCCCAGATTCCTGCCTGCTTTACAGTTTGTTGCAGGCAGCTGTTCCCAAAGGACATGCCATCCCATTTCTCTATAACACCTGAGCTCTGTAGGGCACAATCTACAGCTTTACTCCAGTATGAGTTTGCTGCCCTGGAGATACAACACAGGTAGCAatgaatattattataattaaatcATGAAAAGCCCAAAATTGCAGTTAAATGCCAGAAGCTATCttcaacacacatacatatacactcAGGGGATAAAACATAATTCTAACCGCATGTTTCCGTTGTAGAACTGAAGGTTTCCCATTTCATGCAGTGCCAAAACCCTAAGGGAGTCATGAGTGTTGGCCTGGAGATATTCTGAAGAAAAGGTTAATGACAtgagatgaaaagaaagaaatctgaGACCTTCACAGCCCACCACATACTTCTTCCTATGTTATTATCTTCTTATTTAGAAACACATATTCACATCACATAAACTCTGTGTCCTACCTACTAGCAACTTGTCAATTCTTGACATGTTCATAAAACGTGTGCTATAAAAGTCTTTACTTTGTGTTCTTACTAATGCAGGTGGAGTATGCAGCAGTGAGAGTCGGCATTTGGTCAGGACTGATAGGAAGGCTGTACAAAGCATTTGGAGTGCTATAGTCCTCCACTGTCAGGTCACAAGGTTGGATGCTTGGAGTTGGTATAACAATTGGACTGAAATTCACCACGCTTGTTGTATGGCTAAAACCTCCGCTATGAAAATGTTGCAACTGTACCGCAAAGCCTGCAGAGAGATACGTACAGTGTAAACAGTCTGAGTTTTAAAGACTTATGttagtgaatgtgtgtgtgtgctccatCAGCACTGAACTCACAGGGCTGTGTATAAgccagaagcagcagcagtaatgagCGACTATGCTGGAAGACCTGAGAACAATGCGGTCTTCTTTCAAGAGCTTGATGGTAACAGCACAGTGTTTCTTCTACATCCAGGGGAACGCAGACAAGGGACAAAGAGTTGCGTATTTCTGCATCTTAGAcacagaacatacagtatatccatGAAAGCATTCCATATGTAAACACATCTTCTCTATACTTGTTGGATATTGTGTGCCCTATGTAACACACTGGTAATTTTAACATAGTATTTCACTGTTCTGTCATTTCTATATTTGAATCATTTCAATGTAGGGCAGATAACAATATGTACTACAAACATTCATCTGTATGAATGATATAGTCTGACATAAAGGTGTCTGTCCAAACCTTTAAGCTCAACTGCATCATGCAAAGTGGAGCTTGTGGGTGCTGCTTTTTTGCGAATCAGCTGTTGCTGTGCAAAATGAGGGGTCCACCCACTGAGCAGCTGGCAGCTTGCATAGCTCCTGTAAGTTACCTGAAATAAAGACAAGTATGCACCAGACATATGCATTAACAGTACAAAGCACACAATGGATAAGTGCATACATTAACAGATTATAAAACAACTTGAATGATAGCTATACTCTGACTCACACTCACTATCACAAAAAAGAACAACCGTACCATACAGAGATTGTTGATATATGTCTATGTGCTACCTCCTTGCCAGTGGCCTTATGTGTCTTGACATGGTGTGGTTGTGGGACTGGAGGTCCTCCAAAAGAACTAATCCTTTCAAGCAGCTTCCTCTGAGCATGAACTAGTAGAGGGGTTATGCTCAAAGTGTAATGTTCCCTTGGATAGACATtacagatacagacacacacacaaacagacacaaccATGGGTATTTACTCTGGGACAGCGTAATAGGTGACTCAAAAATTTTAAACTGAATTCCTGACAGactaatgaccaaaataatggCAATGGtagatcatttaaaaacaccaaaTGTGAAATGcactaaataaagaaaatgaatgccTCTGTATATTACACTACTGAGAGTATGTGATGTGTATCTTTCTGTACCAATTGTATGTATCCTCTTTATGACTACTAAATTCTCCAAATAAAAAAACTCCATTCAAAGTCCCTTTAATGATATAACTTTGTCACTCTCAGTGTCATTTAAATGCTTCTATACAAACCTTTTCATAATTCAATTTTGTTGCACTCAAAGCTTTGTGATGTTATTATAAGCTGATTTACCGTGTGTATGAGTTGAAAAGTAAGGCAAAGTGGGCCAGGCTTTCCCATTTGCCACGGTCATGGAGCCGCTCCAGTGTATGCAACACCAAGGTACGCACCCAACGCAGGTCTACCTGAGTGTTGTCGTCCAGggctgagaactggagactgGACTCTAATTCCTCCTCAGTAAAGTCACTATCATACAAACTCCACAGCTAGCAGGGACAAAGATTATGATGATAGATTGCAACACACTTTGCAATCCAGAGGTTTTCTTTTAATCATCTATTTGAAATTAATAATTCTACatgtgacttttaaaaaaagtagctaagtgtgtgtatatagctGCATATGAGACGCACCCTTAGTCTGTTCAGCATGTCCATCATTAGATCAGTAGCCAGCACTAGTAGTGGGGTGAAGGTGGTATGTAGCTGTTCTACTGTAATGACAGGGGAAGGTTCAAGCTGAGCTGCTCTCTGTATTAGGAAATCAAACCTGCAGCTTTGATCCCACATAGTCTGACAGATATATTGCAGAATGGTCCAGTGCCCGCCACGATGAGCCAATACCTGgaatatatgaataaaatacaaaataaattatgaaactAAAATCAATGGCACATAgaaaaaatactgtaatgtaTGTGACTAAAcaacagaataaacacacacacacaatattttctgattttcaaaTAATACACATACTTAGACATGTctgcatttacacatttatgtaATGTCAGCATTTGTCTACTtatgtgtgagtggatctctGTGCATGTGCAAACAGTACCATGGCCCTTCGGAGGTGTAAACCAGCATTGTTAAGTGAGTCCAGCAGCAAGGCAGCAGTTTGCCTTTGTATCTCAATCTGCTGTTCCTCAGATTGAGAGGAGTCATCTTCCTCATCACCACTCTGATCTGTAGAGTCATCAACTCCGTCtcctgaaagaaaaggaagagaggtGATCAGTCCAGACGGTGGtagtttttatttgaatttttcaGTATGTCATTTCCTCACCCTCCATTTTGTGAGCTGTTACATTATCCTTAGGACTAAAGTGAGAGGAGTCTGAGACACCCTCTTGTTTAGAAGACTGCTGAGGTTGTGCGTTCCTCCACACCATGATACCAGAGTAGGCCAGAGAGAAATGCAAAGGATTTAACTCGCTGTATCTGAGCAAAGCGCATACAGTTTATATTATTAAAGGTTATTTCAGATAACAACAGCAAAACTAAATGTCACCTAAAGTTATAAAATCATGCCCAGGGGCAATTACCCACACTCTATTTGTTGACATATAATTGGATGAAAAgttaatattttgtgtgtacCTGTACTGCAGGTCTCTTCCATGCAGCTGTTCCAGGCCTTGATAAAAGAGTGCGATATGTGCCTGAGCCATGCTGTAGTTAAGATGTGACTTCCACACCCTCTCCCCACAGAACATGTTCCTCAGCTGAAACTGCTTCTTGTAGCGTTTCACCATAGACGACATCACGTTTAACAGGTTCTCCACAGCCTGCATCTCTctacacacacagtgcacatgtGATTATCTGAACCCACATGcacaattacacacaaaaacagacatcccaaaaatagcaataaacatacataaatacataatgcACCTGTTAGTTCTTACTGCCTGAAGCATGCTGTGTGGCATTTTCTGCTTTAGTTTCTTTCTTGTATCTTCATGAGAAGTCGTGTTCTTGGTGTACAAAAAAGCATGTTATTTATCTTCATATTTTATATCAACTAAAGGCAATTAACAGcacaaaatgaataattttaaataaatagtaCATTCCACTTTTGCACTTTTTTAACTTGTTTCCTTTGGGATACATTAGTAATGAGCTGTACATAGGATAACTGTGATGGGAGTCTACAATACATGTATGGCACTAAAGTAACAACCCACAACGAATTTGTAGAACAAGTGGATACACAGTAGGTCAGGGCTATTTGAACAtctgaaaaccaaaacagtttgTTTCACATGCTGTTAGAAGATTTATtctctgtgtgcacatgtggaTCAGCTTAACAGAGCTAATATAAATAACAAATTTCACATATGCACAAAGACAGATTCATTGATAAATAATGTGCATTCACAAAAAGCATATCCCttacatgtatatatacatatttgtattttcacctGGGGTGGTTCATTTCCTTTTAGAGCCTGAGCACTATATCTTCTTTTACTCTGACCATCTCCCTCCACATGCTTTGTGGACAATCCAATCACCTCATCACGCCTGACAAAGAGAGcaccattcacacacattcaacaaTAGTAAAACTGCAAATATACATCATAAGGTTAATAGCAAATTACATAACTGCATAATAAAAGCCAACAGTAATGCATTATTTAACATTGTGACTATACCAGAAATAAAGGACACAAAGATTATTAAACTAAagatgtctgtttgtgtgtagtgAAGGCACACCTAGAAAGAAATTCAAACATGCTTTGCCCCCACTGTAACACAAGGTCTGGATGGCCTTCTTCCATGGTTCTGTGGAGGAGCAGCGCAGCATACTCAATGAAATATGCTTGGCGTCTGAGCTTCATCActataatgaaaacaaatacaaacaaagctGTAAATGAACAGGAGAAATTATTTGTTGAAAGAAGCATATGAGTTGTGTGATACCTACCATATTGATAGGCATCCCTTAAAGGGTTGCTGGAGATCAGATCATACAAAATGGCAGGATCCTCACAGCCAGTCAGTGCGTGTGAAATCTCtacagaaactaaaaaaaagctgtattCAATATTGAGCAAGTGTTTATTATTAAACAGCACCCTAAAATGTATTGTACTGAGCGTATATGCATCATTATTATGAATACtacaaattttaatttgttacaAAAGACTTCAAATATTGCCAGAAGAGCTTAAATATATAACACATACTTTcaataaatatagtttttgGAGTAAAGAGGCAGGAActccctgaaaaaaaaactgtatgtctgtgtgtcaccATTGTCTTTGGTAAGAGCAGCTTCagatgtgtttcttttcttgttcttcACATTCAGTGCTTTCAGCTGAAGACTCATCTTCATTTCACCCTTGATTGCAGCGTGATCTACTGCCTTAGactacacacaaatatatacatacagaaaaataacagaacagTGGAACAAGATATTCTTTAGTTGGAGCATacttaaaatgattaaatataaaataatataacacCTAGAACATAGCAGTCATTCTAGGAATGGTAATAAGGCACACAGAGTTCATCCAGAGATGCACCTGTGTTTGTCAATCATGTACATGGACTGagctgttttctgctgtttacctgAAAATCATCATagctaaagaaaaaacagctgcCCCTTTTCCAATGTTGAAAGCTTCTCTCTGTGAGTCTTATAAATCACTGTGCCGTGTTTGCCATCTAACAAgctttaaacaaataaatctgtTTCTCAACTGGACTTATCAGATTATATTTCAgttatatttcattatatttgtcTCACTGGTACATGAAACAACACACCCCAACACAAGGGGCTATGCTAGTGCAGATCAGAAAAACAATTTCCATGTGAATACAACTTAAATCATCAAATATTTGTGCACTTTTTGATTGTCTTACCCTCACTGGTTCATGGGCAAGTCTACTGATCCGAAGCTGGGCATCATGGACCTCCTGAAGCAACCTGCGACCACAGTCCATTACCATGGAAGCCAACTGATGCTCCCTTAGCACACGGAACGTCTGGTCAGAAAGaatgagaaattattttttGCGGGGCGCCTGCCTGATTATCATATGGGATAGCTGGGAATTGTAAGTCAATaagtcagtgtaaatgtaaatcaaaGTACAGGTACACTACACTTAGTGACAATTACCACATATTGTTGTGCTCTATATATGTTCTATAAAAGATGGTAGTAatatgtatttaagtatttGATAAAGTACCTTTCATTGTTATTTGGACATTTTGTCACAATAAGGGGAAGTCAAGAGTTGATGCTAATTTGTAGCATGCAGttcatacatttgttttttaagccATTAAAACTTTTATCATTTGTACACataaacagaatgaaatgtacatacacacatacacatacacacctttGACAGGTAATAGGTGATGCAGGCTATCATGTGCAGAA includes:
- the cfap54 gene encoding cilia- and flagella-associated protein 54 isoform X3, which translates into the protein MDLPASYYGKLDRRNPVISAFERDINSFMTLMKRVFSSTRQNNNDSYAKGIKILVETWIKYKHRLPSKLYQEHILQIADFLFGMKLYQLALWHGYSLHLQQFSSVKITDITDVDHFMVCFFPEGFDMDRDIFAMKVRAMQGCVLCIFEQEKRHSILSQKGLHKLLRVLNFIRIMMQAFQQHEHLCWQIYNGSLHMYTICRYLMTMNCSAQALEYLLWASISLELSIPLMTAKYLPWIVTLYCAVCNCYYDNQAAVQAEDFARRAHEKISELEKWEQQSNVPATRRTQRAYKEAFIKLGAMMFKRAVFEGRRRNKPTLRVKTKSALKDMSNVPWPHTTTERMLMDLFDSSAAQFFGILEALWDSTRRPLEAKLPDEPELQEVILELLSAGISILSGVATTGEQRCDDHPGKSLSAVTSSSTLIDLAIAGENKVPIMSAVRFIKLLFQYKQPDAFTELASNMLQALSGVEGQSFRRAECELALLGNFNSLLSSQRSRPKDNNTIDDRHKSHSMSDEFIGLVDTLHKSVCGSAPEMQPDGDLVLDIVLFLWSKVKVVIQRKNPELIPDMEKWMWCLSVLCDVAFACDLAIVDYMTMAEMIHTLAILLESAAGDCKPTQCQAHQADSEVVRPSSFSLLESSSTGLLQRACKVVEEGLKALAKGVATLLPQDCSAITDSAFMQKFCSVPSSAEENKDEVGQKGTEVKTKAESDIKGPRDNHFSRVPLLAIDLHLELSIIHHRASLKLLERNAVVESDLLNRIKKNKVSKALFLMQKALLVYNKMEPNNSSKTKTLLEEASSLIKKAELEERKLYFSSTPKTPAEKKDKGMKEGEENPPPPPILLSRTDHSLTFAPAPYNLEGQVCWYQLCGRAAESINWKVRLGDCSLPGTGDMVPTVSGRCVLRVEGLVPNQKYVFAVAAYNGQGKLLGNTIGGTTFPLLASMPVPLLSTWAHLAQVAFQIKQYDIAKRACRELWSHYTFSDPGTNSTQNRLATTGLHKQTLECSSSHLCQLFLTSIFIEMEINIQQQSLYCDLFSKNCPFIWDQVTIELTKEEARLAECDRILVAMDLAMWLNDGNTALQAAVSCYDLLAPLIFHQIICDHVVQVLKKCLLVLEQNSGLLKQKWTGSILESFLHMIACITYYLSKTFRVLREHQLASMVMDCGRRLLQEVHDAQLRISRLAHEPVRSKAVDHAAIKGEMKMSLQLKALNVKNKKRNTSEAALTKDNVSVEISHALTGCEDPAILYDLISSNPLRDAYQYVMKLRRQAYFIEYAALLLHRTMEEGHPDLVLQWGQSMFEFLSRRDEVIGLSTKHVEGDGQSKRRYSAQALKGNEPPQNTTSHEDTRKKLKQKMPHSMLQAVRTNREMQAVENLLNVMSSMVKRYKKQFQLRNMFCGERVWKSHLNYSMAQAHIALFYQGLEQLHGRDLQYRYSELNPLHFSLAYSGIMVWRNAQPQQSSKQEGVSDSSHFSPKDNVTAHKMEGDGVDDSTDQSGDEEDDSSQSEEQQIEIQRQTAALLLDSLNNAGLHLRRAMVLAHRGGHWTILQYICQTMWDQSCRFDFLIQRAAQLEPSPVITVEQLHTTFTPLLVLATDLMMDMLNRLRLWSLYDSDFTEEELESSLQFSALDDNTQVDLRWVRTLVLHTLERLHDRGKWESLAHFALLFNSYTREHYTLSITPLLVHAQRKLLERISSFGGPPVPQPHHVKTHKATGKEVTYRSYASCQLLSGWTPHFAQQQLIRKKAAPTSSTLHDAVELKDAEIRNSLSLVCVPLDVEETLCCYHQALERRPHCSQVFQHSRSLLLLLLAYTQPCFAVQLQHFHSGGFSHTTSVVNFSPIVIPTPSIQPCDLTVEDYSTPNALYSLPISPDQMPTLTAAYSTCIKYLQANTHDSLRVLALHEMGNLQFYNGNMRAANSYWSKAVDCALQSSGVIEKWDGMSFGNSCLQQTVKQAGIWGCLQAAGLTAKIAQYILTSHIGQRTKCCLLSAHLFKCVLCCSLAQPQDDLQYTSHIIGDELIPGVSLFSEPHRVHLGTTVASLNFICHWLFTTGYYIKLLPILAFYQHIVGNVCRDLQRTVEGKILKIRALTELCLFTEAVKEVIQLIQGIGILLPYGHYIAKDNLHPVKKFYSNRSLLDNAEALDELVNCDIMPEVRVLYGSTLCLRFYLARVQLVLALSNTVHGPPVPVACASKTSCSVNSEHQEQDRQDSEGYCLNKEEPKLLDLCTVNEKLTPESVKFLLLEATSTMLHSISQQLTSQCCSELENLELTIESNLLKANLFLQQGQAALSAEMAVSSLVLLQTSPVITGRSISSSQNPASELPHNAAGSKEDTKDCRLSNLHIDFPLALEASERIGVSQWLRCRLALVRSLTAQVHGTAALFPGKNINEEAAKVLKQGLDECVLWGDSHTRAALMIESAQLKAQRGRTDDSIAMLQEVVSIISQSTCMPLGSSMSLAQATLLLSDLRGVQSVKLLQLTQELLQKQLCVFGQRVLLVNGKICFSPPEPSNIYLPFLNIMAQVTLRLGNIQDHRVTEMTVSAQI